The genomic stretch GGCGCTGCCCTTCATCGCGCCGCCCGTCGCCGCGAAGGCCGCGCCCTCGGCTCAGGGAAGTGCTTCGCGGCCCGTGTCGTCTCCGCCCGTGTCCTCCCGCTCCGCGCCGGCGCGGAAGGATGCCGAGGACGCCAGTGAGCGTGGCGCCGCGTCCGCGCAGGAGTCCGAGGCCGCGCTGAGCCGCTCCGCCGCGCCCACGCAGGTGGATGCCCCCGCGGTGACGGATGGCCGCTCCAGCGCGATGACCCTGGACGAGGCGCCAGCGGTGCCCGCGCCCCGCCCCGCCCCGCCCACGCTGGACGCCGCGCCCGCGGTGGGCCGCTCCCGGTCGCGTGCTCGCGACGGCGCGCAGGACGAGGCGTCGTCGCGTTCGCGAGAAGGCGGCGCCGAGGACACCGGCAGCCGTGCTCGCGGCCGTGCCTCTGAGGACTCCGGTATTCGCACCCGCCGCCGGGGTTCGGAGGTGTCGGACCCGGGCGCTCGTTCCGGCGCGAAGCGGAGCGAACCGTCGGAAGTCTCCAGTTCCCGCGCCGCGCCTCGCGGAGCGGTGCTCACCAGGTCCGCCACGCGCGCGGCGAAGCCCCAGCGTTCCATGTTGAGGTTGGCGTTGCTCGTCCTCGGCTGCCTGGCGTTGGGCGCGGGCGGGGGCTTCCTGGCCATCAAGTTGCTGCAGAAGTCCGGAGGGCAGGGGAAGGTGCCTGCTGCCGGGCCCGGTGGCGCGTCAGCGCTGGCGGCGCCCGTGGGCGGATGTCCCGCGGGCATGCGGCTGGTGAGTGGCGGGGCCTTCAAGATGGGGCGGAGCGACGACGACGCACTGGCCAGCCCGGACGAGCGCCCCGTCGCGAGCATCCAGGTGTCTTCGTTCTGCGTGGATGAGTACGAATTCCCCAACCGGGCTGGCGCGATGCCGAAGGTGGCCGTGGCCTGGGAAGAGGCGCGGGGAACGTGCGAGCGCGAGGGCAAGCGGCTCTGCACGGAAGAGGAGTGGGAGAAGGCATGCAAGGGGCCCGGCAACTCGCGGTTCCCCTTCGGCGAGGAGCAGGCCGTGGGCGCGTGCAACACCGCGGCGAACCCGGGTGGCCTGGCGGCCTCCGGGCGCTTCGAGCGCTGCAAGTCGGGCTACGCGGTGATGGACCTGGCGGGCAACGCGGCGGAGTGGACGGCTACCCGCGTCGGCGGCCAGGGCTACGCGCTGAAGGGCGGCGCCTTCGAACAGCCGGACCCGGCGTCACGTTGCTCGGCGCGGAGCAACGGCGTGCCCACGGAGCGCTCGAACGCGGTGGGCTTCCGCTGCTGCGCGAGCGTGCGGCAATGAAGGGCCGCGTCGCCGCGCTCCTCGTCGCGCTGCTGCCGACGGTGGCCGTGGCGCAGCAACCAGCCCGTCCCCGCGTGGTGGCGGTGAAGTCCGCCCACCTGGCGCCGTACGCCTCCGTCATCGCCGGCTTCGCGGCGGAGGCCCGGGCCGAGGTGCAGGAGGTCATGCTGGACGAAAGCGCGGGCGCGGCCGCGCGGCTCTTCAAGAAACTGGCGGCGCAGAAGCCCGCGCTGGTGCTGGCCCTGGGGCCCCTGGCCGCCAACGCCGCGCGGCGCTCG from Myxococcus xanthus encodes the following:
- a CDS encoding bifunctional serine/threonine-protein kinase/formylglycine-generating enzyme family protein, with protein sequence MLCYRCGSLVPASQDTCPTCGLKHDASARPPAGAARRRGADGAPYKPGDVVAGRYAIQEVVGSGPMGFVFRAQDEEIDVEVALKAVHPRLVQQPEERMQFALSMRVAKKLNHPNLLRVYEEGVDGDRPFITMQLLEGMTLRRMMEQRTARGQLFSLKEVEPLLSQMAAALDAAHRFGPHSDLKPENVIVLPDLLKVTDYGLGLAVPHLPFVQAQKGQRADVYIAPEYVGGGELDTRMDVYSLAAIVGEMLTGLVPEDGVIPGLTMHHSDLPTSIEALYRRALNFNPLARPKTAGEFLTEFSNILARTPAAVVSRARSLPAPPGSSAANTARQAARPPPPVPTGMLPAVQVEDLPPPPGVAAPKPPAPIPDLPPPVDATQPLDAASLAAIMGRGKPASAPAPQHLTEQALPFIAPPVAAKAAPSAQGSASRPVSSPPVSSRSAPARKDAEDASERGAASAQESEAALSRSAAPTQVDAPAVTDGRSSAMTLDEAPAVPAPRPAPPTLDAAPAVGRSRSRARDGAQDEASSRSREGGAEDTGSRARGRASEDSGIRTRRRGSEVSDPGARSGAKRSEPSEVSSSRAAPRGAVLTRSATRAAKPQRSMLRLALLVLGCLALGAGGGFLAIKLLQKSGGQGKVPAAGPGGASALAAPVGGCPAGMRLVSGGAFKMGRSDDDALASPDERPVASIQVSSFCVDEYEFPNRAGAMPKVAVAWEEARGTCEREGKRLCTEEEWEKACKGPGNSRFPFGEEQAVGACNTAANPGGLAASGRFERCKSGYAVMDLAGNAAEWTATRVGGQGYALKGGAFEQPDPASRCSARSNGVPTERSNAVGFRCCASVRQ